A DNA window from Gigantopelta aegis isolate Gae_Host chromosome 4, Gae_host_genome, whole genome shotgun sequence contains the following coding sequences:
- the LOC121371370 gene encoding zinc finger protein-like 1 homolog, whose translation MGLCKCPKRKVTNLFCFEHRVNVCENCLVTNHQQCIVQSYLHWLQDSDYSPLCTLCNQQLSDEDAGPCVRLVCYDLFHWNCLDRYAQQMPAHTAPAGYTCPTCKVGIFPPPNLISPVADVLRNLLSKVNWARAGLGLPLIEEPNIPVPSEKALKDTPQEKVVPLRAEAALNASPAVGAPPSVSVPPAPLASPPNYTRPSAQVPPYTSTPTVAHGNHGSAHSVIGVDTGATSRVQDRTTGYGVDPRKLFDSTKGDDIFNMSHDHDEDKYKRRSAFNWLAKWFKSIDKKRKKDPNAVRKRFLMVLLLGIIGFITFVVILSKLGRDSAENDPFLDPLANPNIRNQEANQPAG comes from the exons ATGGGACTTTGCAAATGTCCCAAAAGGAAAGTCACAAACCTCTTTTGCTTTGAGCACAGAGTAAATGTTTGTGAAAActgtctggttaccaatcatcAACAG TGTATCGTCCAGTCATATCTACACTGGCTTCAGGACAGTGACTACAGTCCACTGTGTACTCTCTGCAACCAACAGCTCAGTGATGAAGATGCTGGTCCATGTGTTAGACTGGTATGTTATG ATTTGTTTCACTGGAATTGCTTGGATCGCTATGCCCAGCAGATGCCAGCTCACACTGCCCCAGCAGGTTACACATGCCCAACATGCAAGGTGGGGATTTTCCCTCCACCCAACTTGATCTCACCTGTAGCAGATGTTCTCAGAAACTTACTGTCAAAGGTCAACTGGGCCCGAGCGGGACTTGGATTACCATTA attGAAGAACCTAACATTCCTGTTCCGTCTGAGAAAGCATTAAAAGACACACCACAGGAGAAAGTTGTGCCTTTAAGAGCAGAAGCGGCTCTTAATGCATCACCTGCAGTCGGTGCTCCCCCTAGTGTGAGCGTACCACCTGCACCCCTTGCTTCACCACCCAACTATACTCGGCCCAGTGCTCAGGTTCCGCCGTATACAAGCACTCCAACAGTTGCTCATGGCAACCATGGCTCAGCTCACAGTGTTATTGGTGTCGACACGGGGGCAACCTCCAGAGTGCAGGATAGAACTACAGGATATGGTg TTGATCCACGAAAGTTGTTTGATTCTACAAAAGGTGATGACATATTCAACATGTCTCATGACCACGACGAggacaaatacaaaagaagaTCTGCTTTCAACTGGCTGGCAAAATGGTTCAA GTCTATAGACAAGAAGAGAAAAAAGGACCCCAATGCTGTAAGGAAGAGATTTCTGATGGTGCTTCTTCTTGGGATTATTGGTTTTATTAcatttgttgttatattatCAAAACTTGGCAGAGATTCTGCAGAAAATGATCCATTCCTGGACCCATTGGCGAATCCAAACATCCGAAATCAAGAAGCCAATCAGCCTGCTGGTTGA